A single window of Anaerocolumna chitinilytica DNA harbors:
- a CDS encoding homocitrate synthase/isopropylmalate synthase family protein, which translates to MIRIIDGTLSRLDDYNLTRDEIYCFIELMGEIGIKDIQLSVNVYYTMEGELPEGFHYYLEVDTAAYMKGFYPEKDDKIKLYFTPKQYKNDKEVPSYQVNSLEDNTGYDLPDKSKLMKVTGLDNLILGGCTVGMEVLKKKFCLERLILCPENTYHCATAIASLFLQYKGYAVVSSMMGVGEYAATEQLLLSLHVMDRYMVSRSFRSFLDLRGWMENVLGGTVSPITPVLGRRIFYVESGVHVDGILKKPTNYEPYEPELVGLQREVTLGKHSGRNSIRYKIEELRPGSPALEQIDELLEEVKGLSRITGEAVSEDDFIKMIERYERNEKHS; encoded by the coding sequence ATGATAAGAATTATAGATGGGACACTAAGCCGGCTGGATGACTATAATTTGACCCGGGATGAGATATACTGTTTCATTGAACTCATGGGAGAAATCGGTATCAAGGATATCCAGCTTTCCGTCAATGTTTACTATACAATGGAGGGAGAGCTTCCGGAGGGTTTTCATTATTATCTCGAGGTGGATACAGCTGCCTACATGAAGGGTTTTTATCCGGAGAAGGATGACAAAATCAAACTGTATTTTACTCCAAAACAATATAAGAATGATAAGGAAGTCCCTTCTTATCAGGTCAATAGCCTGGAGGATAATACCGGATATGATTTGCCGGATAAGAGTAAGCTGATGAAGGTGACCGGTCTTGATAACCTTATCCTAGGCGGCTGCACAGTGGGAATGGAGGTGTTAAAGAAGAAATTCTGCCTTGAACGGTTGATACTTTGTCCGGAGAATACCTATCATTGTGCAACCGCTATCGCTTCTTTGTTCCTGCAATATAAGGGTTATGCGGTAGTCTCAAGTATGATGGGGGTAGGAGAATATGCGGCAACAGAACAACTATTATTGTCCTTGCATGTAATGGACAGATACATGGTCAGCAGGAGCTTTCGGAGTTTCCTGGATTTACGGGGATGGATGGAAAATGTGCTGGGAGGGACCGTATCGCCCATAACACCGGTATTGGGAAGACGAATTTTCTATGTAGAATCCGGTGTGCATGTGGATGGGATATTAAAAAAACCTACGAATTATGAGCCCTATGAACCAGAATTGGTAGGCCTTCAAAGAGAAGTAACCCTTGGAAAGCACTCCGGAAGAAATTCCATCCGTTATAAGATCGAAGAGCTACGACCGGGAAGTCCTGCCCTGGAACAGATTGATGAACTTCTGGAAGAAGTGAAGGGGCTTAGCAGAATAACCGGAGAAGCCGTTTCAGAAGATGATTTCATAAAAATGATTGAGAGGTATGAACGGAATGAAAAACACTCTTAA
- a CDS encoding beta/alpha barrel domain-containing protein has translation MKNTLKIVDTTLRDGEQCSGVIFLPEEKIKLALLLDQIGVYEIEVGIYDRRTEGREYLSQIMAKKTQAKISIWSRLNPKDVMEACHQKPDIIHIAAPVSYVQIYSKLNKNKAWVEKQLSECMEIANNFHVDVTLGFEDASRADIGFMLKLAALAEKLGVKTIRLADTVGIFTPVRAGNLVTEIRSHCGMAIEAHEHNDFGMAVANSLEMANRGADFIDCTLYGIGERAGNCNMYHFVHACESGFQTGIDKKKILVCMEQLKSMLKPNFENFI, from the coding sequence ATGAAAAACACTCTTAAAATCGTAGACACCACATTACGGGATGGGGAACAATGTTCTGGGGTCATCTTTCTTCCGGAGGAAAAAATTAAACTTGCCCTGCTGCTCGACCAGATTGGCGTATATGAGATTGAGGTAGGAATTTACGACCGAAGGACTGAAGGACGGGAGTATCTGTCTCAGATTATGGCTAAGAAAACCCAGGCCAAAATATCAATCTGGTCCAGGCTAAATCCCAAGGATGTCATGGAAGCCTGCCATCAGAAACCGGATATTATCCATATTGCAGCGCCGGTCAGCTATGTGCAGATTTATTCCAAACTGAATAAGAACAAAGCCTGGGTCGAAAAGCAGCTTTCAGAATGCATGGAGATTGCCAACAACTTTCATGTAGATGTAACACTGGGGTTTGAAGATGCTTCCAGAGCGGACATTGGATTTATGTTAAAACTTGCTGCATTGGCAGAGAAACTTGGGGTAAAAACCATTCGCCTGGCGGATACGGTTGGGATTTTTACACCGGTCAGGGCCGGTAATCTTGTAACTGAGATAAGGTCACATTGCGGGATGGCAATTGAAGCACATGAACATAATGATTTTGGTATGGCAGTTGCTAATTCTTTGGAAATGGCAAATAGGGGAGCGGATTTCATAGATTGTACCTTATATGGAATCGGTGAACGTGCCGGGAACTGCAATATGTATCACTTTGTGCATGCTTGCGAATCCGGGTTTCAGACCGGTATAGATAAAAAGAAGATTCTGGTTTGTATGGAGCAGCTGAAAAGTATGCTAAAGCCTAACTTTGAAAATTTCATATAG
- a CDS encoding PqqD family protein — translation MNIRYVKLKEGFILRELGGEFCIFHAEDSDNGSLLGLPSVNEACVFLWSQIEKGADVNWLLEAVAEKYGMEDEEAEYEVAEFLAKLIHGNVVEVV, via the coding sequence ATGAATATTCGTTATGTCAAGCTGAAGGAAGGCTTTATATTAAGAGAACTGGGCGGGGAATTCTGTATCTTCCATGCAGAAGACAGTGACAATGGCTCTTTACTGGGGCTGCCCTCAGTGAATGAGGCATGTGTCTTTCTCTGGAGTCAAATTGAGAAAGGGGCAGATGTCAACTGGCTGCTGGAGGCTGTGGCTGAAAAGTACGGTATGGAGGATGAAGAGGCAGAGTATGAGGTGGCTGAATTTCTGGCAAAATTGATTCATGGGAATGTTGTGGAGGTAGTGTGA
- a CDS encoding Fe-only nitrogenase accessory AnfO family protein → MDKAVVFYNQEKKMADFYQCCGYTIYEKEQEKLIITEEIVFKPIEPSSPAVVRAKVKELIEGLGDCKTAAFGSISGIPYSVFDMAGFCIFLLADNNRESIEGLLEELRQFQEEQNKASQVKAVPEETGVDGVYHFDLIRAQKKNPELSSKKALFPFFESTPFVELKVICTHIPPWLEKDKRFLVRTEKTAAGQIAVITHRQCEGG, encoded by the coding sequence ATGGATAAAGCTGTAGTTTTCTACAATCAGGAAAAGAAAATGGCTGATTTCTATCAGTGCTGTGGGTACACGATTTATGAAAAGGAACAGGAAAAATTAATAATAACAGAAGAGATTGTTTTTAAGCCAATAGAACCCTCCTCACCGGCGGTTGTTCGAGCAAAGGTAAAGGAGCTGATTGAGGGACTTGGAGATTGTAAAACGGCAGCCTTTGGCAGTATTTCCGGGATTCCCTATTCTGTCTTTGATATGGCGGGCTTTTGTATTTTTTTGCTGGCGGATAATAACAGAGAGAGCATAGAAGGATTATTGGAAGAATTGAGACAGTTTCAGGAGGAGCAAAACAAGGCTTCACAGGTAAAGGCGGTTCCGGAAGAAACCGGTGTAGATGGAGTCTACCATTTTGACTTAATCAGGGCACAGAAAAAAAATCCGGAATTGAGCTCCAAAAAGGCACTGTTTCCTTTCTTTGAGTCCACACCCTTTGTGGAACTTAAGGTCATTTGTACACATATACCACCCTGGCTGGAGAAGGATAAAAGGTTCCTTGTCAGAACAGAAAAGACGGCAGCAGGTCAAATAGCGGTGATTACCCACAGGCAGTGTGAAGGAGGTTGA
- a CDS encoding substrate-binding domain-containing protein, with amino-acid sequence MNEKLYTPLEAAEILKIKKNTVYEMIKRGTLKATKMGKQLRITESDLNQLITSGNNQTEENDYIISSGYPLDRPEDIIVCGQDIVLDMLCSSAHSLCKSSRYIRSYEGSYNGLLSLYKDEVSVASAHIWDYKTGSYNLPYISYLIPGEKVQVYHVLNRPIGFYVAKGNPKNIHSIEDFARDDIHIANREKGSGIRILTDSLLVSQGISPSSVKGYDKAVSSHLAAAAIVAKGGADCALGNKSTALQMPSIDFLYLRDEQYDLVIKEADIGRPEINALIKVLRSREFADEINAIGLYNITDMGKRLL; translated from the coding sequence ATGAATGAAAAACTTTATACACCGCTGGAAGCGGCAGAGATTTTAAAAATAAAAAAGAATACCGTTTACGAAATGATTAAACGCGGTACTCTAAAGGCCACAAAGATGGGTAAACAGCTTCGTATTACAGAAAGTGATCTGAATCAGCTTATCACCTCCGGCAATAACCAAACAGAGGAGAATGATTATATCATATCCTCCGGCTATCCACTGGACCGCCCTGAGGATATTATTGTCTGCGGCCAGGATATCGTCCTGGATATGCTATGCTCTTCAGCACATTCCCTCTGTAAATCTTCCCGTTATATCCGTTCCTATGAAGGAAGCTATAATGGGCTGCTCTCCTTATACAAGGACGAGGTATCTGTTGCATCGGCACATATTTGGGACTATAAGACGGGTTCCTACAACCTTCCCTATATCAGTTATCTGATTCCCGGAGAAAAGGTCCAAGTCTACCATGTACTGAACAGACCCATTGGATTTTATGTTGCCAAAGGCAACCCAAAAAACATTCATTCCATTGAAGACTTTGCCCGGGATGACATTCATATCGCAAACCGCGAAAAAGGAAGCGGCATCCGGATTTTAACAGATTCCCTCCTAGTGTCCCAGGGTATCTCTCCCTCCTCTGTAAAGGGTTATGACAAGGCAGTAAGCTCTCATCTGGCTGCGGCGGCAATTGTTGCAAAAGGCGGCGCTGACTGTGCCCTCGGCAACAAGAGCACCGCACTTCAGATGCCCAGTATTGATTTTCTGTATCTGCGTGATGAGCAGTATGATCTTGTTATCAAGGAAGCCGATATCGGCCGTCCTGAAATCAACGCTTTGATTAAAGTACTCCGTTCCAGAGAATTTGCCGATGAAATCAACGCCATCGGTCTTTATAATATAACCGATATGGGAAAGCGGCTGCTTTAA
- the modA gene encoding molybdate ABC transporter substrate-binding protein, with amino-acid sequence MKKNVMKRALAIILVGMMLFTVACSKSDSRQTENPDAEVTATNSVTETVTPTPEATVTDTAGDTKAEEGITSFEDIGTDKVKLIALGNSDVPVGQYSQEIFESLGFWENIQSKISFGTNVKEVLSQVEEASVDCGVVYATDAATATGVKVICEAPEGSLKTPVVYPVAMLSGSKNPDAGKVFLNYIAADTALSEFKKVGFSVAIATPAAETEYTGKACTLNVFAAASLTESLSAIQTAFEAKYPAIKLVFNFDSSGTLQTQIESGAEADIFFSAAAKQMTALSGEGYIADDTKIDLLENKVVLIVPGK; translated from the coding sequence ATGAAAAAAAATGTTATGAAACGAGCACTGGCAATAATTCTTGTGGGAATGATGTTATTTACTGTAGCGTGTAGTAAGTCAGACTCTCGGCAGACAGAAAATCCGGACGCTGAAGTAACTGCTACAAACAGTGTGACAGAAACTGTGACCCCAACCCCGGAAGCAACTGTGACAGATACGGCGGGGGATACAAAAGCAGAAGAGGGAATTACAAGCTTTGAAGATATTGGTACCGATAAAGTGAAGTTGATAGCCCTGGGGAATTCGGATGTACCGGTGGGGCAGTATTCCCAGGAGATTTTTGAAAGCCTTGGCTTTTGGGAGAATATCCAGAGCAAGATTTCCTTTGGCACCAATGTAAAGGAGGTATTGTCACAAGTAGAAGAAGCTTCTGTGGACTGCGGTGTTGTATACGCAACAGATGCGGCAACTGCTACAGGAGTTAAGGTTATTTGTGAAGCACCGGAAGGTTCTTTAAAAACACCTGTGGTATATCCGGTGGCAATGCTTTCCGGATCGAAAAATCCGGATGCCGGGAAGGTATTTCTGAATTATATCGCGGCGGATACTGCGCTTTCAGAGTTTAAAAAAGTTGGTTTTAGTGTGGCGATTGCCACTCCGGCAGCAGAAACAGAATATACGGGGAAAGCATGTACCTTGAATGTATTTGCGGCTGCAAGTCTAACGGAATCGCTTTCTGCGATACAGACAGCCTTTGAAGCAAAATATCCTGCTATCAAACTGGTGTTTAATTTTGATTCAAGCGGTACGCTTCAGACCCAGATTGAATCCGGAGCCGAGGCAGATATCTTTTTCTCAGCGGCAGCAAAACAGATGACGGCACTCAGCGGAGAAGGCTATATCGCGGACGATACAAAGATTGACCTTTTGGAAAACAAGGTTGTATTGATTGTTCCGGGGAAGTAA
- the modB gene encoding molybdate ABC transporter permease subunit, with the protein MELFPLWNSLRISLIASVITFFLGIFIANYVAKLPSFLKGVLDAVLTIPMVLPPTVVGFLILKAISPRSNLGILVKEYFNATLTMKWQAAIVAVVVVTFPLMYRTARSSFEAFDQNIIAASKTLCLSNAYIFWKVLLPNCKEGILAGVVLAFARGLGEYGATSMVAGYISGRTATISTTVAYFWQTNQDEKAMQWVIINLAISFTVMLCVNIFEKRISFGKGK; encoded by the coding sequence GTGGAATTGTTCCCTCTATGGAATTCACTGAGAATTTCCCTTATTGCATCGGTAATCACATTTTTTCTTGGAATTTTCATTGCGAATTATGTGGCAAAACTCCCTAGCTTCCTAAAAGGGGTACTGGATGCTGTTCTTACAATTCCGATGGTGCTGCCTCCGACAGTAGTAGGCTTTTTGATATTAAAGGCGATTTCTCCAAGAAGCAATCTCGGAATACTGGTGAAAGAATATTTTAATGCGACCCTTACCATGAAATGGCAGGCTGCGATTGTTGCCGTGGTGGTGGTTACCTTTCCGTTAATGTACCGGACAGCAAGAAGTTCCTTTGAGGCCTTTGATCAGAATATCATTGCAGCCAGCAAGACCCTTTGCTTATCCAATGCTTATATTTTCTGGAAAGTACTGCTTCCCAATTGTAAAGAGGGAATTCTTGCCGGCGTGGTGTTGGCCTTTGCCAGAGGACTTGGGGAATACGGTGCGACAAGTATGGTGGCCGGCTATATTTCGGGCCGTACGGCTACCATATCAACAACAGTAGCTTATTTCTGGCAGACCAATCAGGACGAAAAGGCCATGCAGTGGGTCATAATTAATCTGGCAATTTCTTTTACGGTAATGCTCTGTGTTAACATTTTTGAAAAACGAATTTCCTTTGGAAAGGGGAAATAG
- a CDS encoding sulfate/molybdate ABC transporter ATP-binding protein produces MSICCRIKKKMGKFNLNIDFQAENETVALMGASGCGKSMTLRCIAGIEKPDSGRIILNGQTVYDSERGIDLAPQKRRAGYLFQDFALIPNMTVKKNIMVVMPKEKKEMVDGVIERFHLAGLEHLYPAQLSGGQKQRCALARIIVSEPQIIMLDEPFSALDSYLRWQLEREIMSVIREFGKTVLFVSHDRDEVYRISDKVVVIEHGSNEPVCTKQMLYQNPQTYVDALLTGCKNIFPIIHEKSAVFVPDLGLKFKFREKFEDSCFLGIRANQILPEFMVEDKNSAVFARYTVEQITEAVFSMILMVSLEDGHGLVRWEMPKEIYRKLSLYPPVLAIPKREILYLKSDRKILA; encoded by the coding sequence ATGTCTATTTGCTGCAGAATAAAAAAGAAGATGGGAAAGTTCAACCTGAATATTGATTTTCAAGCTGAAAATGAAACCGTAGCACTTATGGGAGCTTCCGGCTGTGGAAAAAGTATGACCCTGCGCTGCATCGCGGGAATTGAGAAACCGGATAGCGGACGGATCATCCTAAACGGCCAGACGGTGTATGATTCTGAAAGGGGCATCGACCTGGCTCCGCAGAAACGCAGGGCAGGGTATCTTTTTCAGGATTTTGCACTGATACCCAATATGACTGTTAAGAAGAATATTATGGTCGTAATGCCAAAGGAAAAAAAGGAGATGGTCGACGGTGTGATAGAGAGGTTTCATCTGGCTGGACTGGAGCATCTCTATCCCGCTCAGCTGTCAGGCGGACAAAAGCAAAGATGTGCCCTTGCCAGAATCATCGTGTCTGAACCGCAGATAATTATGCTTGATGAACCCTTTTCAGCGTTAGACAGCTATCTAAGATGGCAGCTGGAGCGTGAAATTATGTCGGTTATTCGTGAATTTGGGAAGACGGTGCTGTTTGTATCCCATGACAGAGATGAAGTATATCGCATCAGTGACAAGGTAGTGGTAATTGAACATGGGAGTAATGAGCCTGTCTGTACAAAACAAATGCTTTACCAGAATCCGCAGACTTATGTGGATGCGCTGTTGACGGGGTGTAAAAATATTTTCCCGATTATACATGAGAAATCAGCGGTCTTTGTTCCTGACCTGGGATTAAAATTTAAGTTCCGGGAGAAATTTGAAGATTCTTGTTTTCTTGGTATAAGGGCAAATCAAATCCTTCCGGAATTTATGGTTGAGGATAAGAATAGTGCTGTTTTTGCACGCTATACAGTTGAACAGATTACAGAAGCTGTATTCAGTATGATATTAATGGTCTCGTTGGAAGATGGGCACGGATTGGTTCGTTGGGAGATGCCCAAGGAAATCTATCGCAAGCTCTCTCTTTATCCTCCTGTACTTGCTATACCAAAGAGAGAAATTCTATACCTGAAATCAGACAGAAAGATCTTGGCGTAA
- the cdaA gene encoding diadenylate cyclase CdaA, with translation METIIRFFKDYISWNSLPKIRLTDFIEILILTFVIYNVIVWVKQTRAWILVKGLIVLLILWLFASILNLSVILWIFYKCLNVGIIAVIIVFQPEFRKALEQLGQNHLVTPLFNFNDSKDKGDRFSEKTVADIVKATFELAKAKTGALIVIEKELSLMEFEKTGIAIDSLVSSQLLINIFEHNTPLHDGAVIIKGNRVAAATCYLPLSDNMHLSKELGTRHRAGIGVSEITDCLTVIVSEETGKVSLAMGGSLIRNVDGDYLKNKILSLQSKAPDNKKIKLWKGRSKNERETD, from the coding sequence ATGGAGACAATCATAAGGTTTTTTAAAGACTATATAAGCTGGAATTCACTTCCTAAGATCAGGCTTACAGACTTCATTGAAATTCTGATTCTGACTTTTGTTATCTACAACGTGATTGTATGGGTAAAACAGACAAGAGCCTGGATACTGGTCAAGGGACTTATTGTGTTGCTCATTCTCTGGCTTTTTGCCTCCATTTTGAATTTAAGCGTAATACTCTGGATATTCTATAAATGTCTTAATGTAGGGATTATCGCAGTCATTATAGTATTTCAGCCAGAATTCAGAAAAGCTTTGGAACAGCTGGGGCAAAATCATCTTGTTACACCTTTGTTTAATTTTAATGACTCCAAAGATAAAGGAGACCGATTTTCAGAAAAGACGGTCGCAGATATTGTAAAAGCCACTTTTGAGCTTGCCAAGGCAAAAACAGGGGCACTGATTGTGATAGAAAAAGAACTTTCTTTAATGGAATTTGAAAAGACGGGAATTGCTATAGATTCACTGGTAAGCAGTCAGCTGCTGATTAATATTTTTGAGCATAATACTCCTCTTCATGATGGAGCGGTTATCATTAAAGGAAATAGAGTCGCAGCGGCAACCTGCTATCTGCCTTTGTCAGATAACATGCACCTAAGCAAGGAACTTGGTACAAGACACAGAGCAGGTATCGGAGTCAGTGAGATTACGGATTGTCTTACTGTTATCGTATCAGAAGAAACCGGAAAGGTATCTCTTGCTATGGGCGGCAGCCTGATACGTAATGTAGACGGGGATTATTTAAAGAATAAGATTCTCAGTCTTCAGAGTAAGGCACCTGATAACAAGAAAATTAAATTATGGAAGGGGAGGTCTAAGAATGAGAGAGAAACTGACTAG
- a CDS encoding CdaR family protein, whose protein sequence is MREKLTRNLGLKILSLFMAIFIWLIILNIANPVIQKSYYHIQVTKINENVIAQKDKVYEVVSGDTVDVTIKAKRSVIEALKTTDIKAVADLSELSLVNAVQINVSVPGHERDIMEITQDTSTMKVSLENQKTEQFRINVVTQGEVASGYYIKDKTTSPNIIQVSGAETVINRIKEVDVEVAVTNQRQSFVTSAVPKVYDKNGSLMDSDKLTFNYDTVDVTVNLLQTKTVNLFIEVTGTPYSGYKYVDFEYEPKQVVIAGEKDELDKVQYIMGEYNIDNQKEDIEDQVNIADFIKNDVILIDDNQTAVINVKIEKLDTKDLSYDASDIEFRNVPKGAMATLNSNIFNVVLYGSTEVLNSVNKYNLRPYIDLKKAKVGTNTMSIEFNSPNGVTLVNPSVVVTLKHTGG, encoded by the coding sequence ATGAGAGAGAAACTGACTAGAAATCTTGGACTTAAGATACTGTCCCTGTTTATGGCTATTTTTATCTGGTTGATAATCTTGAATATAGCCAATCCTGTAATTCAGAAATCCTATTATCATATACAGGTAACTAAAATAAATGAAAACGTCATCGCTCAGAAAGATAAAGTCTATGAGGTAGTATCCGGTGATACGGTAGATGTTACTATAAAGGCGAAACGTTCTGTAATAGAAGCATTAAAAACCACGGACATCAAAGCAGTAGCAGACCTATCGGAACTGTCCCTTGTAAATGCTGTTCAAATTAATGTAAGCGTACCCGGACATGAAAGAGACATTATGGAGATTACGCAGGATACTTCCACTATGAAGGTCAGCCTGGAAAATCAAAAAACGGAGCAGTTTCGCATTAATGTTGTAACTCAGGGGGAGGTAGCGTCCGGTTATTATATCAAGGATAAAACTACAAGTCCTAATATCATACAGGTCAGCGGTGCGGAAACGGTTATAAACCGCATCAAGGAAGTTGATGTGGAAGTTGCGGTAACGAACCAGCGTCAATCCTTTGTAACCAGTGCGGTTCCAAAAGTATATGATAAAAATGGAAGCCTGATGGATTCCGATAAGCTGACATTTAATTACGATACAGTGGATGTGACGGTTAATTTATTGCAGACTAAGACCGTGAATCTTTTCATAGAAGTTACCGGAACACCCTATTCCGGTTATAAATATGTAGATTTTGAATATGAACCCAAACAGGTAGTTATTGCAGGAGAAAAGGACGAACTTGACAAGGTTCAATATATTATGGGTGAATATAATATTGACAACCAAAAAGAGGATATCGAAGATCAGGTTAACATAGCGGACTTTATAAAAAATGATGTTATATTAATTGATGATAATCAAACAGCGGTTATTAATGTAAAGATAGAAAAACTCGATACAAAAGATTTAAGTTATGATGCCAGTGATATCGAGTTTAGGAATGTTCCCAAGGGTGCAATGGCTACTTTGAATTCCAATATTTTTAATGTAGTATTGTATGGAAGTACTGAAGTATTAAACAGTGTGAATAAATATAATTTAAGACCCTATATTGATTTAAAGAAAGCAAAGGTTGGTACGAATACTATGTCTATAGAGTTTAATTCACCGAATGGCGTCACACTGGTTAACCCCAGTGTGGTGGTAACCCTGAAACATACCGGAGGTTAA
- a CDS encoding HPr family phosphocarrier protein, protein MVSSKIVVKNPNGLHLRPAGLFCKIAIEFRSKITIAIENTRVNGKSVLSVLGACIKTGDEIEIICEGEDEEKALAVIIKAVEGGLGDEI, encoded by the coding sequence ATGGTAAGCAGCAAGATAGTAGTTAAAAATCCAAATGGATTACATCTGAGACCGGCGGGATTATTTTGTAAGATCGCAATAGAATTCCGTTCTAAGATTACGATTGCCATAGAAAATACAAGGGTTAACGGAAAGAGTGTACTTAGTGTGTTAGGTGCCTGTATAAAAACAGGGGATGAAATTGAAATCATTTGTGAAGGTGAAGACGAAGAGAAAGCACTTGCTGTCATAATCAAAGCCGTGGAAGGCGGCCTTGGAGATGAAATCTGA
- the leuA gene encoding 2-isopropylmalate synthase produces the protein MLNYKRYKSAPVVEFKDRTWPGKQILKAPAWCSVDLRDGNQALIEPMVVEEKIEFFQLLIKLGFKEIEVGFPSASQIEFDFLRQLVDRKLIPDDVVVQVLVQCREHLIARTFEALQGVKQAIVHIYNSTSTLQRDVVFGMEKEAIKEIAVTGAKLVKEYTLNFPGKIVLEYSPESFTGTELDFALDICTAVQDVWEPTPDNKIIFNLPSTVEMTTPNVYADQIEWMHTHFKNRDSIILSIHPHNDRGCGVAASELALLAGAERVEGTLFGNGERTGNVDILTIAYNMFSQGIDPELELEDINEIIEVYERLCKIPVHVRHPYGGKLVFTAFSGSHQDAINKGVRAMMERKKEIWEVPYLPIDPADIGRKYEPIVRINSQSGKGGVAFIMESYFGFKLPKGMHKEFADIIQKISEKQGEVAPEQIMKVFKENYLEQKEPLHFRRSRFEDLNDTDNTFDTIAKVVYTDQGNEKSFEATGNGPIDAVLRGLERELGINIKILDYSEHALGEGSGAQAAAYIHLLDKDTANTIFGVGISSNITRASIRAIFSGLNRLKKS, from the coding sequence ATGTTAAATTATAAGCGATATAAAAGTGCACCTGTTGTGGAATTTAAGGATAGAACCTGGCCGGGAAAGCAGATTTTGAAGGCACCTGCCTGGTGCAGTGTGGATTTAAGAGATGGCAATCAGGCCTTGATTGAGCCTATGGTAGTTGAAGAGAAGATTGAATTCTTTCAGCTGCTGATAAAATTAGGCTTTAAGGAAATTGAAGTTGGATTTCCTTCTGCCTCTCAGATTGAATTTGATTTCCTGAGACAGTTAGTAGACCGTAAGCTGATACCGGATGATGTTGTGGTTCAGGTACTTGTACAATGCAGGGAACACTTAATCGCGCGCACATTTGAAGCGTTACAAGGTGTTAAGCAGGCAATCGTCCATATCTACAATTCTACCTCCACGCTGCAAAGAGATGTGGTCTTTGGCATGGAGAAAGAGGCTATCAAAGAAATCGCTGTTACCGGTGCCAAGCTGGTGAAGGAATATACCTTGAATTTTCCGGGAAAAATAGTACTGGAATATTCTCCTGAGAGCTTTACTGGAACAGAACTTGATTTTGCACTGGATATTTGTACAGCAGTACAGGATGTCTGGGAACCGACCCCGGATAATAAGATTATTTTTAATCTGCCAAGTACTGTTGAGATGACTACTCCTAATGTTTATGCAGACCAGATTGAGTGGATGCATACCCATTTTAAAAACAGAGATTCTATCATTTTAAGCATACATCCCCATAATGACCGAGGCTGCGGCGTAGCTGCCAGTGAACTGGCTTTGCTTGCGGGAGCTGAACGTGTGGAGGGAACTTTATTTGGCAATGGTGAGAGAACAGGAAATGTTGACATTCTTACCATAGCTTATAACATGTTTTCTCAGGGAATAGACCCTGAGTTAGAGCTTGAAGATATCAATGAAATTATAGAAGTATATGAACGGCTTTGTAAGATACCTGTTCATGTACGACATCCATATGGCGGAAAGCTGGTATTTACTGCATTTTCCGGTTCTCATCAGGATGCCATTAATAAGGGTGTAAGAGCCATGATGGAAAGAAAGAAGGAGATTTGGGAGGTTCCATATCTGCCCATAGATCCTGCCGATATCGGAAGAAAATACGAACCTATCGTACGTATTAACAGTCAATCCGGTAAAGGTGGCGTAGCCTTTATTATGGAAAGCTATTTTGGATTTAAGCTGCCGAAGGGTATGCATAAGGAATTTGCCGATATCATCCAGAAGATATCCGAAAAACAGGGTGAAGTCGCTCCTGAACAGATCATGAAGGTATTTAAGGAAAATTATTTAGAGCAGAAGGAACCTTTGCATTTTAGAAGAAGCCGTTTTGAAGATTTGAATGATACGGATAATACCTTTGATACGATAGCAAAAGTTGTTTATACGGATCAGGGAAATGAAAAATCCTTTGAAGCAACCGGTAACGGACCAATTGATGCTGTTCTTAGAGGACTTGAAAGAGAACTTGGTATTAATATTAAGATTCTTGACTATAGTGAGCATGCTCTTGGTGAAGGTTCCGGTGCACAAGCTGCGGCATATATACATTTACTGGATAAAGATACGGCTAATACCATATTCGGTGTTGGTATCAGCTCTAATATTACGAGAGCCTCTATCAGGGCAATCTTCAGCGGCTTGAACAGGTTAAAGAAATCATAA